The proteins below come from a single Iocasia fonsfrigidae genomic window:
- a CDS encoding acyl-CoA dehydrogenase family protein — MDYFLTEKQKIICNLARRIAEEKIVPVAAKYDESGEFPWEIMKIIAQTDMFRVFIPEKYGGLDGGVLEMALVTEELSKICGGIALGYAATGLGSMPILLFGNEEQKEKYLPQVADGTIAAFALTESEAGSDASNMQTTAAKDGDFYILNGTKQWITNGGEADLYTVIAMTNKSKGSRGATAFIVEKGTPGFSFGVKEDKMGIRGSTTRELIFNNCRIHKSQILGRIGMGYIVALKTLDRTRPGVAAQAVGIAQGAINVCLKYTKEREQFGQTIASFQATRHMLADMAMQTEAARSLVYSTARMIDSGATKIGRESAMCKCFASDVAMKVTTDAVQIFGGYGYMKDYPVEKMMRDAKITQIYEGTNQIQRNVIAATLWN, encoded by the coding sequence ATGGATTATTTTTTGACAGAAAAGCAAAAAATTATTTGCAATCTTGCCCGGCGTATAGCAGAGGAAAAAATTGTTCCAGTTGCAGCAAAATATGATGAAAGTGGAGAATTCCCCTGGGAAATAATGAAAATTATAGCTCAGACTGATATGTTTCGGGTCTTTATCCCGGAAAAATATGGGGGTTTAGATGGTGGAGTTTTAGAAATGGCACTGGTTACTGAAGAATTAAGCAAGATATGTGGTGGAATTGCTCTTGGTTATGCTGCCACAGGGTTGGGTTCTATGCCAATTTTATTATTTGGAAATGAGGAACAAAAAGAAAAATATTTACCTCAGGTAGCTGATGGTACTATTGCTGCTTTTGCCTTAACTGAGTCAGAAGCTGGTAGTGATGCCAGTAATATGCAGACAACTGCTGCTAAAGATGGCGATTTTTATATTTTAAATGGTACAAAACAATGGATTACAAATGGTGGAGAAGCTGATCTTTATACTGTTATAGCCATGACCAATAAAAGTAAGGGCTCCAGAGGTGCTACTGCTTTTATTGTTGAAAAAGGGACTCCTGGTTTTAGTTTTGGAGTTAAAGAGGATAAAATGGGTATTCGAGGGTCTACCACCCGTGAATTAATTTTTAACAATTGTCGTATTCATAAAAGTCAGATTTTGGGAAGAATCGGAATGGGCTATATAGTTGCTTTAAAAACCCTGGATCGGACACGCCCTGGAGTTGCAGCCCAGGCTGTTGGTATTGCACAGGGAGCAATAAATGTCTGCCTTAAATATACTAAAGAAAGAGAACAGTTTGGGCAAACCATTGCCAGTTTTCAAGCAACAAGGCATATGTTAGCTGATATGGCTATGCAGACTGAAGCTGCCAGATCTCTTGTTTATAGTACTGCTCGTATGATTGATTCTGGTGCAACCAAGATTGGAAGAGAATCTGCCATGTGTAAGTGTTTTGCTTCTGATGTCGCTATGAAAGTGACCACAGATGCTGTCCAGATTTTTGGAGGATATGGATATATGAAAGATTATCCAGTCGAAAAAATGATGAGAGATGCCAAGATAACTCAAATCTATGAAGGAACAAATCAGATCCAGCGTAATGTAATTGCTGCAACACTCTGGAATTAG
- a CDS encoding electron transfer flavoprotein subunit beta/FixA family protein, producing the protein MNIVVCIKQVPDTTDVKIDKKNNTLIRSGVKSIINPYDVHAIETGLQIRDELGGKVTVISMGPPQVKESLKEAVSLGVDEVVLISDRAFAGADTLATSYTLAKTIEKIGEVDLILCGKQAIDGDTAQVGPGIAEHLAIPHCTYIKNITEITEKSITVQRKIEGGFEIVKLQLPALLTVNKEINEPRLPSIRGILKAKEIDVPVWTANDLVLDKAAIGLDGSPTQVVSIATPEINIKGDIFKGTPEEQVNNLVKIFCEQQILG; encoded by the coding sequence ATGAATATTGTTGTTTGTATTAAACAGGTTCCTGATACAACTGATGTTAAAATAGATAAAAAAAATAATACTTTAATACGTAGTGGTGTGAAAAGTATTATTAATCCATATGATGTTCATGCTATTGAAACTGGATTGCAAATTCGAGATGAGTTAGGGGGAAAAGTTACTGTCATAAGTATGGGCCCTCCTCAGGTAAAAGAATCCTTAAAAGAGGCGGTTTCACTGGGTGTAGATGAAGTTGTCTTGATCAGCGACAGAGCTTTTGCTGGCGCTGATACTTTAGCAACATCTTATACTCTAGCCAAAACAATAGAGAAAATAGGTGAAGTTGATTTAATATTATGTGGAAAACAGGCTATAGATGGTGATACAGCTCAGGTTGGCCCGGGTATTGCTGAACATCTGGCGATACCTCACTGCACATATATAAAAAATATTACAGAAATAACTGAAAAAAGTATTACTGTTCAGAGAAAGATTGAAGGTGGCTTTGAAATTGTTAAATTACAATTGCCTGCTTTATTAACAGTTAATAAAGAAATAAATGAGCCACGATTACCTTCTATCAGGGGTATACTGAAGGCCAAAGAAATAGATGTACCAGTCTGGACTGCAAACGACCTTGTTCTGGATAAAGCTGCTATAGGACTTGATGGATCTCCTACTCAGGTAGTATCTATAGCAACACCAGAAATTAATATCAAAGGTGATATATTTAAAGGGACACCAGAAGAACAGGTAAATAACTTGGTTAAAATCTTTTGTGAACAACAGATATTAGGATAG
- a CDS encoding FAD-binding protein, translating to MGIFVTEECTGCKLCIRSCPFAAIEIKDNQAVILDNCTLCGSCESVCPVQAIKIEKEEKTKDFSDYKNVWVFGEQREGDLNSVVHELVGQGRRLANKLKENLSVILPGYQNIAQAKELINYGVDKVYLIDKKELAEYNDEYYTYVMAELIKKYNPSIVLMGATTIGRSLGPRVAARIKTGLTADCTSLDIDDKSKILLQTRPAFGGNIMATIVCKNHRPQMATVRPGVMKAAEKRENYEGIISKEDLDLSKVILKTEVIDIVREIEDSINIAEADIIVSGGRGVGSGENFNLIRELADTLGGAVGASRAAVDSGWISHDHQVGQTGTTVAPRIYIACGISGAVQHLVGMKSSDIIIAINKDPGASIFNYATYGLVGDLFKIIPLLIEQLKSGATIKESAASFEK from the coding sequence ATGGGTATTTTTGTAACAGAAGAATGTACAGGATGTAAATTATGTATCAGATCATGTCCCTTTGCTGCCATTGAGATAAAAGATAATCAAGCTGTTATCCTGGATAATTGTACACTTTGTGGTTCATGTGAATCTGTATGTCCTGTTCAAGCAATAAAAATTGAAAAAGAGGAAAAAACAAAGGATTTTTCAGATTATAAGAATGTCTGGGTTTTTGGTGAACAGAGAGAAGGTGATTTAAATTCTGTCGTTCATGAATTAGTTGGTCAGGGAAGAAGATTAGCCAATAAACTAAAAGAAAACTTATCTGTTATCTTACCTGGTTATCAAAATATAGCTCAGGCTAAAGAATTAATTAATTATGGTGTTGATAAAGTATATCTTATAGATAAAAAAGAGCTTGCTGAGTATAATGATGAATATTATACCTATGTAATGGCAGAATTAATTAAGAAATATAACCCCTCTATTGTGCTTATGGGGGCCACTACAATTGGCCGCTCCCTGGGTCCCAGAGTAGCAGCTAGAATTAAAACAGGTTTAACTGCTGATTGTACTAGTCTTGATATAGATGATAAAAGTAAGATCTTACTACAGACACGACCTGCTTTTGGGGGAAATATAATGGCTACTATAGTCTGTAAAAATCACCGGCCACAAATGGCTACAGTAAGACCAGGAGTTATGAAGGCAGCAGAAAAACGGGAGAATTATGAAGGAATAATTAGCAAAGAAGATCTTGATTTGAGTAAGGTGATCTTAAAAACTGAGGTTATCGATATAGTCAGAGAAATTGAAGATAGTATTAATATAGCTGAAGCAGATATTATTGTTTCAGGAGGTCGTGGAGTTGGTTCTGGAGAAAATTTTAATCTTATCAGAGAGTTAGCTGATACTTTAGGTGGAGCAGTAGGTGCCTCCAGAGCTGCTGTTGATAGTGGTTGGATATCACATGATCATCAGGTAGGACAGACAGGTACAACTGTAGCTCCCAGAATATATATTGCCTGTGGTATATCAGGTGCAGTCCAGCATCTGGTTGGTATGAAATCATCTGATATTATTATTGCTATAAATAAAGACCCTGGCGCATCTATCTTTAATTATGCTACTTATGGTCTGGTAGGAGATTTATTTAAGATAATCCCTCTATTAATAGAACAGTTAAAAAGTGGTGCTACTATAAAAGAATCAGCAGCCAGTTTTGAGAAATAA
- a CDS encoding GT-D fold domain-containing protein produces the protein MGVYDQEYKMILRSTQWVFSRLKKSLYQGEGFSLIRIGDGETRAIAHNDLISMDAIPPWLSYAGVELPDKGLKDKLLKSIRCADIIGLPFEKNYFFKPLMLEIIKKYGLAFSNICNNRINYDLYTLGYLNSLLKGRRIIIVGRKAAEAAGCFAAANLVATYDLPGMYGVDNTYREISKKRDFEIALVAAGIPAVVLCPKLARLDKIALDLGHVLDSIVTPDKSLFQLMGEWLKENNFS, from the coding sequence ATGGGGGTATATGATCAAGAATATAAGATGATACTAAGATCCACGCAGTGGGTTTTTTCCAGACTAAAAAAGTCTCTTTATCAGGGCGAGGGGTTTTCCCTGATCAGGATTGGTGATGGGGAAACAAGGGCTATTGCTCATAATGATTTGATAAGTATGGATGCAATTCCACCCTGGTTAAGTTATGCAGGGGTTGAACTGCCTGATAAGGGTTTAAAAGATAAGCTGCTTAAATCCATTAGATGTGCTGATATAATAGGTCTTCCTTTTGAGAAAAACTATTTTTTTAAACCCCTTATGTTGGAGATAATAAAAAAATATGGTTTAGCATTTTCAAATATCTGTAATAATAGGATAAATTATGACCTTTATACTCTAGGCTATCTGAACAGTCTTTTAAAGGGCAGGAGGATTATTATTGTAGGTAGAAAGGCAGCAGAAGCTGCAGGGTGTTTTGCTGCCGCAAACCTTGTTGCCACCTATGACTTGCCTGGAATGTATGGTGTTGATAATACCTACCGGGAGATAAGTAAAAAAAGGGATTTTGAGATTGCACTTGTAGCAGCTGGTATACCTGCTGTTGTTTTATGCCCAAAACTTGCCCGGCTGGATAAGATTGCCCTGGATTTAGGTCATGTCCTGGATAGTATTGTAACCCCTGATAAAAGTCTCTTTCAGTTAATGGGAGAATGGTTGAAAGAAAATAATTTTTCATAA
- a CDS encoding glycosyltransferase family 2 protein codes for MSGFTSIIILTYNQLHLTRVCLGSINTYTKKPFELIFVDNGSTDGTVDYLQRIREAKLILNKENLGFSKGVNQGLELARGEEILLLNNDTIPSHNWLSNLQKCLYSRPEIGIVGPRSNYAGGRQGGIAGDFSTINQIHSFSKEFNIPNPCKWHEVELITGFCMLIKKRLIDQLGLFDERFKYGMFEDCDYCKRALNHGYKLYCAGDTFIYHVGSRSFHQNNLNMAEIFYHNKRLFEEKWCNGSVGK; via the coding sequence ATGTCTGGTTTTACCAGTATAATAATTTTAACATATAATCAATTACATTTAACTAGAGTGTGTCTGGGGAGTATAAATACCTATACCAAAAAACCCTTTGAGTTAATCTTTGTTGATAATGGTTCAACAGATGGAACAGTTGACTATTTGCAAAGAATTAGAGAGGCCAAATTAATCTTAAATAAAGAAAACCTGGGTTTTAGTAAGGGAGTCAATCAGGGGCTTGAACTAGCCCGGGGAGAGGAAATTCTCCTGTTAAATAATGATACAATTCCATCACATAATTGGCTTAGTAACCTACAAAAGTGTCTTTATAGTAGGCCTGAGATTGGAATAGTTGGTCCCAGGAGTAATTATGCTGGTGGAAGGCAGGGGGGAATAGCGGGAGATTTCTCTACAATAAACCAGATACATAGTTTTAGTAAGGAATTTAACATACCTAATCCCTGTAAATGGCATGAGGTAGAACTTATTACAGGTTTTTGTATGTTAATAAAGAAGAGGCTTATAGACCAGCTCGGCTTATTTGATGAGAGATTTAAGTATGGTATGTTTGAGGATTGTGATTACTGTAAGCGTGCCCTTAATCATGGTTATAAATTATATTGTGCTGGAGATACTTTTATCTATCATGTAGGGAGCCGTTCTTTTCATCAGAACAATTTGAATATGGCAGAGATATTTTATCATAATAAAAGGTTGTTTGAAGAGAAGTGGTGTAATGGAAGTGTTGGTAAATGA
- a CDS encoding CgeB family protein, which yields MRLLFINSGLKGIPEGYTRSIMDVLNNWPSLEVMEVWPQELTINTIKSYYPDLIMAFHGNLTPLDIIQYAHTRGILTFIWIVEDPYELDVHTSEWLHSYDYVFTTEIEALAYYNSHNVFYLPWGTNTEIYHPCSVPLKYRSDLCFVGMGFKNRAEILNAIAEEIKGLDVKLIGNWEKWGAELKPCLQDYVLPVHSRAEEVARFYAGARINLNIHRDPVDDINVNTPGIGAESLNNRTFDIAAAGGFQIVDDKRKELNKFYCPGKEIVVFRDPHDLANKIKYYLRDNTIRKEITANAFFKTVNYHTFKNRITRMFNIIKRGYDL from the coding sequence ATGAGACTTTTATTTATCAATTCTGGATTAAAGGGTATACCAGAGGGTTACACCAGGTCTATTATGGATGTCTTAAATAACTGGCCTTCACTGGAGGTTATGGAGGTCTGGCCACAGGAATTAACTATTAATACAATAAAAAGTTATTACCCTGATTTAATAATGGCTTTTCATGGTAATCTTACACCACTTGATATTATTCAATATGCCCATACAAGGGGTATATTGACCTTTATCTGGATTGTAGAAGACCCTTATGAATTAGATGTTCATACCAGTGAATGGCTCCATAGCTATGACTATGTTTTTACTACTGAGATAGAGGCCTTAGCTTACTATAACAGTCATAATGTCTTTTATTTACCCTGGGGGACCAATACTGAGATTTATCACCCCTGTTCAGTCCCACTTAAATATAGGAGCGACCTCTGTTTTGTGGGTATGGGATTTAAAAACAGGGCAGAAATCCTGAATGCAATAGCTGAAGAGATAAAGGGTCTGGATGTAAAATTGATCGGCAACTGGGAGAAATGGGGAGCAGAGTTAAAACCCTGTCTACAGGATTATGTTCTGCCTGTTCACAGCCGGGCTGAAGAGGTAGCCCGGTTTTATGCAGGGGCCAGGATAAATCTTAATATCCATCGGGACCCTGTTGATGATATAAATGTAAATACACCTGGAATTGGGGCTGAAAGCCTTAATAATAGGACTTTTGATATTGCTGCTGCTGGAGGTTTTCAAATTGTAGATGATAAAAGGAAAGAGTTGAATAAATTTTACTGCCCTGGTAAAGAGATAGTAGTTTTTAGGGATCCACATGACCTGGCTAATAAAATTAAGTATTACCTTAGAGATAATACGATAAGAAAAGAAATAACAGCGAATGCCTTTTTCAAGACAGTGAATTACCACACATTTAAAAATAGAATAACCCGAATGTTCAATATAATAAAAAGGGGATATGATTTATGA
- a CDS encoding glycosyltransferase family 2 protein: MISIIMLSYGSNILTRQSIDSILEHTSTDYELIVVDNNSGLLLRDKKYKGIRLIKNRGNPGYARGCNQGADQAKGRYLLFLNNDTIVTPGWLLAMYQVMLKNKDVGIVGSKLLFPDTGRIQHAGVIFIDRLPGHIYYNESPFEVPIEEEKEYPAVTGACLLIRKSLFERVGGFDHLFINSYEDIDLCLKIRGLGYRIIYTPDSLVYHYSSKSPGRHRYDKRNLALLLKKWQGSSLLS, translated from the coding sequence ATGATATCTATAATAATGTTGTCCTACGGGAGTAATATTTTGACCAGACAGTCTATTGACAGCATTCTGGAGCATACCAGTACTGACTATGAACTTATTGTTGTTGATAATAATAGCGGTCTCTTACTTAGAGATAAAAAATACAAGGGGATTAGATTAATTAAAAACAGGGGTAACCCTGGTTATGCCAGGGGCTGTAATCAAGGGGCAGATCAGGCCAAAGGCAGATACCTACTTTTTCTCAACAATGATACAATTGTAACCCCTGGCTGGCTTTTAGCTATGTATCAGGTTATGCTTAAAAATAAAGACGTAGGGATTGTTGGTAGTAAATTACTTTTCCCAGATACAGGGAGGATACAGCATGCCGGAGTAATTTTTATCGATAGATTACCTGGGCATATCTATTATAATGAAAGTCCCTTTGAAGTACCTATAGAAGAAGAAAAGGAGTACCCAGCTGTGACAGGGGCCTGTTTACTTATTAGAAAAAGTCTCTTTGAGAGGGTAGGTGGTTTTGATCATTTGTTTATTAATAGCTATGAGGATATTGATCTCTGTTTAAAAATCAGAGGGCTGGGCTATCGAATTATTTATACACCTGATAGTCTGGTCTATCACTATAGCTCAAAATCACCTGGCAGGCATAGATATGATAAGAGAAACCTGGCTTTATTACTTAAAAAATGGCAGGGCAGCAGTTTGTTGAGTTAG
- a CDS encoding glycosyltransferase family 2 protein — protein MVSIIVVSYNSLDYLVMTLNSLIEKTNYPCELIVIDNSSDNQTRDYLKKKTEDYKSRIDFKLMLNKENKGYSQACNQGIKMADGKYICLMNNDLILSKNWLERLLVHLKNNPSAGMVGPLGKGIGGEQNYVGIYRQLAYRYPEKGELDKFSDYLYKNFKGDYTETKFLIGCCLLLKREVIEKVGLLDEGFFMSADDFDYSLRTRIAGFSLYVAEDVIVHHYCHQSFASLMPPQEEEMFRQAWSYFNNKWQGLLKFYSMDDLFYNKRKVFYRGLIKGHRLKIAGY, from the coding sequence ATGGTTTCTATAATAGTGGTTAGTTATAATTCCCTTGATTATCTGGTAATGACCCTTAATTCGCTTATTGAAAAGACTAATTATCCCTGTGAACTTATTGTAATCGATAATAGCTCTGATAATCAAACCCGGGACTATTTAAAGAAAAAAACGGAAGATTATAAAAGTAGGATAGACTTTAAGTTGATGCTAAATAAAGAAAATAAAGGGTATAGTCAGGCCTGTAATCAGGGTATTAAAATGGCTGATGGCAAATATATATGTTTGATGAATAATGACTTAATCTTAAGTAAAAACTGGCTTGAGAGATTACTGGTACATCTGAAAAATAATCCCTCTGCTGGTATGGTTGGTCCATTGGGAAAAGGAATTGGTGGTGAACAAAACTATGTAGGTATTTACCGGCAGCTAGCTTATAGGTATCCTGAAAAGGGCGAACTGGATAAATTCTCTGATTATTTATATAAGAACTTTAAAGGTGATTATACAGAAACAAAGTTTTTGATCGGCTGTTGCCTCCTACTTAAAAGGGAAGTCATAGAAAAGGTTGGGCTTCTAGATGAAGGGTTTTTTATGTCTGCTGATGATTTTGATTATTCCCTTCGCACCAGGATAGCTGGTTTTTCCTTATATGTAGCAGAAGATGTTATTGTGCACCACTACTGCCATCAATCATTTGCTTCCCTTATGCCGCCACAAGAAGAGGAGATGTTCAGGCAGGCCTGGTCCTATTTTAATAATAAGTGGCAGGGGTTATTGAAGTTTTACAGTATGGATGACCTTTTTTATAATAAAAGAAAGGTATTTTATAGAGGATTAATTAAGGGACACCGTTTAAAAATAGCAGGATATTAA
- a CDS encoding phosphatase, with protein MKIEADLHTHTIASGHAYSTVREMAQAAAGRGLKLIAITDHGPLLPGGPHEYYFGNIKVLPDYIAGVRVLKGVEANIMSDGSLDLSTDYLDKLEFIAAGIHEDAGYYNQNRTAHTEATIRAIMNPRVKMITHPANLYYPIEIEAVVRAAREHDVILEVNASSFDSYRVNKRGSKELTLKMCKLARKYGVPVSLNSDAHYYEDVGNIKAILPIVEEAGLKESDIINTSLELLNKVIDF; from the coding sequence TTGAAGATTGAAGCTGATTTACACACACATACTATTGCCAGTGGTCATGCCTATAGTACAGTAAGAGAGATGGCCCAGGCTGCTGCAGGTCGGGGCCTAAAATTGATAGCTATTACTGACCACGGTCCGCTGCTGCCGGGGGGACCTCATGAGTATTATTTTGGTAATATTAAGGTTTTACCAGATTATATTGCTGGTGTGAGGGTTTTAAAGGGAGTTGAGGCAAATATTATGAGTGACGGCAGCCTTGATCTCTCCACAGACTATCTGGACAAGCTGGAATTTATTGCGGCGGGAATACATGAAGATGCAGGTTATTATAATCAAAACAGGACAGCCCATACCGAGGCTACTATCAGGGCAATTATGAATCCCAGGGTAAAGATGATTACCCATCCAGCTAATCTCTATTATCCCATTGAGATAGAGGCTGTTGTCCGGGCTGCCCGTGAACATGATGTTATTCTGGAAGTAAATGCTAGTTCATTTGATAGCTATCGGGTTAATAAAAGGGGTAGTAAAGAGCTGACCTTAAAGATGTGTAAACTGGCCAGGAAATATGGTGTTCCCGTCAGTCTAAATAGTGATGCCCATTATTATGAAGATGTTGGTAATATAAAGGCTATCCTCCCAATTGTAGAAGAGGCTGGTCTTAAAGAAAGTGATATTATTAATACTTCCCTGGAGTTATTAAATAAAGTTATAGATTTTTAG
- a CDS encoding late competence development ComFB family protein yields the protein MEIDFNKIQDRLCNHTEILVLSKMEELLQTSEFKGICTCEQCLLDMASYALNRLPAKYFSCREGELQTRITEFENQIQVDVISIITKAIKAVAKDPRH from the coding sequence ATGGAAATAGACTTTAATAAGATACAGGATAGACTTTGTAATCATACCGAAATACTTGTTTTAAGCAAAATGGAAGAGTTACTGCAGACTTCTGAATTTAAGGGTATCTGTACCTGTGAACAGTGCCTGCTGGACATGGCAAGCTATGCCCTAAATAGACTGCCCGCCAAGTATTTCTCCTGTCGAGAAGGGGAACTCCAGACCCGGATAACAGAATTTGAAAATCAAATCCAGGTTGATGTTATATCAATAATTACAAAGGCCATCAAGGCTGTTGCTAAAGACCCCCGCCATTAA
- a CDS encoding Lrp/AsnC family transcriptional regulator, with translation MDELDLKLLEDLSQDSRATYAELGRKYKLSRVCIRERINNLVDQGVIEKFTIAIDAQKLGLKLSVFFDLEVKPESLYKVAEELAEDEAVTNIFLMTGSPTLFVNALLRDHNELENFMREKFYFRDEILRVHSNIMLKNFKSKRGGLCP, from the coding sequence ATGGATGAACTTGATTTGAAATTATTAGAAGACCTATCCCAGGACAGCCGGGCAACATATGCAGAATTGGGTAGAAAATATAAGCTCAGCAGGGTCTGTATTAGGGAAAGAATAAATAATTTGGTTGACCAAGGGGTTATTGAGAAATTTACTATAGCTATAGATGCCCAAAAGCTGGGGTTAAAACTTTCAGTATTCTTTGATTTAGAAGTAAAACCGGAATCCCTCTATAAAGTAGCTGAAGAACTGGCCGAGGATGAGGCTGTTACTAATATCTTTTTGATGACTGGCTCACCAACATTATTTGTCAATGCCTTATTACGAGACCATAATGAACTTGAGAATTTTATGAGGGAAAAGTTCTATTTCCGTGATGAAATACTCAGAGTTCATAGTAATATCATGTTAAAGAATTTTAAAAGTAAAAGAGGTGGTCTATGTCCTTGA